A genomic region of Anopheles coustani chromosome 3, idAnoCousDA_361_x.2, whole genome shotgun sequence contains the following coding sequences:
- the LOC131268801 gene encoding uncharacterized protein LOC131268801 produces the protein MIPACDRRVWIMFLWYLLLKCSLLTHVIPIPGASGTSVETANSPQLGSGSNMEDLYHRILDDNEFSLRESSRFNRHSEVRDRKPPVAGNEPPRSHIPRDPPRWHGSTASQRVNNDRRINLEPPRPEGASVGNVMNVFERLDEDEGDGVAGTPKDPLEEDMHDQRELFEREGLASVLRDSEVPPERHRSGTEDTHHPAYKRHRRSLMRRRSIRMKEAEEEETAGADAEGAKDPEPNRNPYVVENPTHSPDDDPKSHLSAEGASNYGIKSDFSSTRNTPSVVPTPEAAIVLQNVSLDGAPNRAHEATSAVAPTTPPQRRPSEHHLSGADPQPAAIGFDSFNLLDDSVFIASGRSHRNSSDVRTGRLPPLGTDLTLDEHGNIFGDGVGENFDEQIIFLNGPDLLETSVEQQQMVSKSKVAREAMDEPQALPLRPIIRGPSEEHVVEDNVVVVYADQHETVRLNCEVDADITTSVWLKDGQIVHVMDKKSRTADIRFVREPLGGLTIQNVMLEDDGVWQCEAENARGFFFNGRPIKLIVLDPPKEPYLLIDSRRLDAGNMFIPVKENSELTLACVSEGGNPKPALTWEVLLSPGIDRHAQKISSEVLELQEIKKDKDKEPYKINSGAISEVKLPGVFRVHHNARILCIMEHPTLKVRQNASILLDVQYTPSFAITRTPGFGYPLREGIEVSLKCDVDSNPPSTPLWQKDDGDTPVPQIGDGFLNFSSIRREHSGWYKCTSRHLNFQYSSIGYYLSVRYEPVDVTSEPVEHDLSMSPSSSSSSSSSSSAASSSSSVSLSSAAASPSGGNAATGSAAASEQSGSNSFKAGQMEVELGGSVTLQCPQGSLGCWSHLDPVTARLKGLGAGIYTPTGQFSLKDVVYQDAGTYKCVGQNASNRKKLEVLQTVSIAVKGAPSVSARNTTPVAYPGSPLHLSVEFCANPPAYAARWLHGDRVYTPGNQYGSDVLAYGFIDLPTPFCKEARLTYVHMHEKVPRTFYFIVSSPGGVAEAVFRVNYTLKHKQIGSSSGASASGAGSGPFGSPPFSLSASSSSSSSSGTTVNGGNSGYKINTNTINTVPGNGLDDDEELMEPEEIHFPIFGTGGVGGSASRPGWLPVSIALTVGSWGIVTVFTLARSWTHC, from the exons GCTCGTTACTGACACATGTGATTCCCATCCCGGGTGCATCGGGGACCTCGGTGGAAACCGCCAACAGCCCGCAGCTGGGCAGTGGAAGCAATATGGAGGATCTGTACCACCGAATACTAGATGACAACGAATTTAGTTTGCGCGAGAGCAGCCGATTCAACCGACACAGTGAGGTGCGGGACCGGAAGCCCCCCGTGGCGGGCAACGAACCGCCCCGTAGCCACATTCCCCGGGATCCACCCCGGTGGCACGGTTCGACGGCGAGCCAGCGGGTAAACAATGATCGCCGGATCAACTTAGAGCCTCCCCGGCCAGAGGGCGCTAGTGTAGGTAATGTAATGAATGTTTTCGAAAGGCTGGATGAGGACGAGGGTGACGGTGTGGCCGGCACGCCGAAGGATCCACTGGAGGAGGATATGCACGATCAGCGGGAGCTGTTCGAGCGCGAAGGGTTGGCGAGTGTGTTACGCGACTCGGAGGTGCCGCCGGAGCGACATCGGAGTGGGACGGAGGACACGCACCATCCGGCGTACAAGCGACATCGACGTTCGTTGATGCGTCGCAGGTCGATACGGATGAAGGAAGCCGAGGAGGAGGAAACGGCAGGAGCCGATGCGGAAGGAGCGAAAGACCCTGAACCGAATCGGAATCCATATGTTGTAGAAAATCCGACTCACTCTCCTGATGACGATCCCAAAAGCCATCTCAGTGCGGAAGGTGCGAGTAATTATGGTATCAAAAGTGATTTTTCATCGACACGGAACACACCGAGCGTCGTCCCAACGCCGGAAGCTGCGATAGTTTTACAAAATGTTAGCCTCGACGGGGCGCCGAACCGAGCTCACGAGGCAACATCGGCGGTCGCGCCAACAACACCGCCTCAAAGGCGCCCCAGCGAGCATCACCTTAGCGGAGCCGATCCACAGCCAGCTGCCATCGGGTTCGACAGTTTCAATTTGCTAGATGACAGTGTCTTCATCGCGTCCGGCCGTAGCCATCGGAACTCCAGCGACGTACGGACCGGTCGGTTACCCCCGCTCGGCACCGACCTGACGCTCGACGAGCATGGGAACATTTTCGGCGACGGTGTCGGCGAAAACTTTGACGAACAAATTATCTTTCTCAACGGACCGGATCTGCTGGAGACGAGCGTCGAACAGCAGCAGATGGTGTCCAAGTCGAAGGTGGCGCGGGAAGCGATGGACGAGCCGCAGGCACTACCGCTCCGGCCCATCATTCGCGGCCCCTCGGAGGAGCACGTGGTGGAGGAcaacgtggtggtggtgtacgCCGACCAGCACGAGACGGTGCGGCTGAACTGCGAGGTCGACGCCGACATAACGACGAGCGTGTGGCTCAAGGACGGCCAGATAGTGCACGTGATGGACAAGAAGTCACGCACCGCCGACATCCGGTTCGTGCGCGAGCCGCTCGGCGGGCTCACCATCCAGAACGTGATGCTGGAGGACGACGGCGTGTGGCAGTGCGAGGCGGAGAACGCTCGCGGGTTCTTCTTCAATGGCCGCCCGATAAAGCTGATTGTTCTAG ATCCACCGAAGGAGCCGTACCTGCTGATCGATTCCCGGCGGCTCGATGCGGGCAACATGTTCATCCCGGTGAAGGAAAACTCCGAGCTGACGCTCGCCTGCGTCAGCGAGGGTGGCAACCCCAAACCGGCGCTCACCTGGGAGGTCCTGCTCAGTCCCGGCATCGACCGGCACGCACAGAAAATCTCCAGCGAAGTGCTCGAGCTGCAGGAGATTAAGAAGGACAAG GACAAGGAACCGTACAAGATCAACAGCGGGGCCATCTCGGAGGTGAAGCTGCCGGGCGTCTTCCGGGTGCACCACAACGCCCGCATCCTCTGCATCATGGAACATCCGACGCTCAAAGTGCGCCAAAACGCATCGATTCTGCTCGATGTGCAGT ATACGCCATCGTTCGCCATCACGAGAACGCCCGGGTTCGGTTATCCGCTGCGGGAAGGGATCGAAGTTTCGCTCAAGTGTGACGTCGACTCCAATCCGCCCAGCACGCCCCTTTGGCAGAAGGACGACGGGGACACGCCGGTGCCGCAGATCGGCGACGGGTTCCTCAACTTCAGCTCGATCCGGCGCGAACATTCCGGCTGGTACAAGTGCACCTCGAGGCATCTCAATTTCCAGTACTCGAGCATCGGATACTATCTGAGCGTTCGCT ATGAACCAGTCGATGTGACATCGGAACCGGTCGAACACGATCTCTCCATGTCACCGTCATCatcttcctcctcgtcctcatcatcatcggcggcGTCGTCCTCTTCGTCCGTCTCGCTTTCCTCGGCCGCCGCATCCCCGAGTGGAGGAAACGCTGCCACCGGGTCTGCGGCCGCCTCAGAGCAGAGCGGTTCCAACTCCTTCAAGGCTGGCCAAATGGAGGTCGAGCTTGGTGGCTCCGTCACTCTACAGTGTCCTCAag GATCGCTAGGTTGCTGGTCGCACTTGGATCCGGTGACGGCACGATTGAAAGGCCTTGGAGCAGGCATTTATACTCCGACGGGGCAGTTTTCACTGAAGGACGTCGTCTACCAGGACGCCGGCACGTACAAGTGCGTGGGTCAGAATGCGAGCAATCGCAAAAAACTCGAAGTCCTGCAAACCGTTTCAATCGCTGTCAAAG GGGCTCCGAGTGTAAGTGCCAGGAATACAACCCCCGTCGCCTATCCCGGATCACCGTTGCATCTGTCCGTGGAGTTCTGTGCCAACCCTCCGGCTTATGCGGCCCGCTGGCTACACGGCGATCGTGTCTATACGCCCGGCAATCAGTACGGTTCGGACGTGCTGGCCTACGGGTTTATC GATCTGCCGACACCGTTCTGCAAGGAGGCACGTTTAACCTACGTGCACATGCACGAGAAGGTTCCGCGGACGTTCTACTTCATCGTATCGTCGCCGGGCGGCGTCGCGGAGGCCGTCTTCCGAGTCAACTACACGCTGAAGCACAAGCAAATCGGTTCCTCTTCGGGCGCATCCGCttccggagccggctccggcCCGTTCGGCAGCCCTCCCTTCTCGCTCTCggcgtcctcctcctcgtcctcctcgtccgGGACGACGGTAAACGGGGGCAACTCGGGCTACAAgatcaacaccaacaccatcaacacGGTCCCGGGCAACGggctcgacgacgacgaggagctgaTGGAGCCAGAAGAGATTCATTTTCCCATCTTCGGCACCGGCGGGGTCGGCGGAAGTGCGAGCCGTCCGGGATGGCTTCCGGTTTCCATCGCGCTGACCGTTGGGTCCTGGGGCATTGTTACGGTGTTCACGCTGGCCCGCAGCTGGACTCACTGTTAG